CGTAAAAAGAAGAAATTGTCTTTAATACTGGAACTTGATAGATTTTTATAAGTGCTGTGGCAAGTCCAATAAATAAACTTATAATCAATGAGCCTACTGCAATGCCAATTGTAATTGGTAACCTTGCAACAATAGCAGGAAAGCTTTCTATTAAAAAACCGATATCTAATAAATTTTCCATTTTGAATTCCCTTCTTCAACCTTATTCAGGGATATATTCTCCACCAGTCCACTTTTTCGAAAGTTCAGCTAACGTTCCATCTTCTTTTAGTTGTTTAATAACAGGATCGACCAGTGCTTTTAATTCTTCACCCTGCTTCTCATCTTTAAATACAATCCCCATATCATCTTGAACGATAGGCTGTCCAACAATCTCTACATCAAGATCGTATTTTTCCAAAACCGTGTTAATCATGATCGGATCATTAACATAGGCATCAATTCGTCCATTTTGTACATCTTGTAGAATCTCTGAAGGAGTACCACTTTCGCTATATTTTAGAATAATGTCATTTTCAGCTTTCTTATTATGTTCTTCTAGCAAAAGCGTATAAGAATCGCCAGCCAATGCTCCAACCTTTTTCCCCTCTAAATCTTCTATTGACTTAATATCTGAACGACCCGATTTCACAACAATTACGGTTTCTGCAGCAAAATAAGATTCATCTGTAAATAAGTATTTCTCTTCACGATCTGGTGTTTTTGCTATTTGATCAGCAACTGCTTGAATTTTATTTGATTCTAGTGCAAGAAACATACTATCCCAAGGTGTTGCAACAAACTCAAACGTATAACCATCTAGCTTTTTATCAATTTCCTTCACTACGTCAATATCATATCCAGTAAGTTCATTGTTCTCATCAGCAAAAGCAAAAGGTGGATAATCATTTTGTGTTCCAACTAAAATGACTTTATCCCCTGTTTCTTCTTTTGCAGCTTCATTTGATGAACAACCACTTACTATTCCAGCTAAGCCTAATAGTGCAATCATTGGTACAAGTAAACGAGATTTTCTTTTCATATCATTGACTCCTTTTTTAATTATGATGTAAATATTAATTCTCACTAAGTTTATAGGAATAATAGTGTTATTATAACGAATTGAATTGGTATTGCAATGATTATTTTTAATTTTTTGTAAATTTAGAATTATCATATATGGCAATTTAGTCTTCCGGTTCTTTTATCCAACAAAAAAGCCTCCTTCAATGAGAAAGAGGCTTTTTCTATCTAAACCTTATCTCTCAGAATTAAACACTCTGCAGGAATTAGCACCTTTCATAAAAATGATGGTTGCTGGACGTCGTCGGGCCTGTCCCTCAGTCTCTCGTGATAAGATATTCAATTTTTAGTATAGTATGATATTATTTAATATTAAGACTATTGTCAAACAATTTTTCACTAATATTCCATTCTTAGTAGTATACCTATAAATTTAACCAATTAAAAGTCCATGAATCTATTAAATTTTATTATTTTAAACTTAGTAACATTGATGAAAAGAGTAGGAGGCAAATAGCTTGGAAAAGAAACACATTTTTGACGTAGCAATCATTGGTGCAGGGACGATGGGAATGGCAGCTGGTGCCTTTTTAGCACAGCAGCAAGTAAAGACTGTGTTAATTGATGCCTTTGATCCGCCACATAATCGCGGAAGCCACCATGGAGATACTCGAATGATTCGGCATGCCTATGGTGAAGGCAGACAGTATGTTAGTTTAGTAAAACGTGCCCAACAATTATGGGAGGATTTAGAAGTACAAACTGGCTATAAGATATTTGAAAAAACAGGTGTTATTGGACTCGGACCAAAAGACTCCACATTTCTACAGGAAACAATAGCTGCTGCAAGCAAATACGAATTGCCATTAGAGGTACTTACTAGCAATGAGGTGAAAAAAAGATGGCCGGTATTTTCTGTTCCAGAACATTTTATTGGATGCTTTGAAGCAGAATCAGGGTTAATTTATAGTGAAAATGCTATTCAAGCCTACAAAGAAATTGCTATTCATCATGGAGCACAGCTTGAGACAAATACTCCTGTTCAGCAAATTGAAACAGATCACAAGTCTTTCGTTAAAATCATAACTGAAAATAAGGTGTTTTGGGCTAAAAAGGTCATTGTTACTGTTGGTGCATGGGCCTCTAAACTGTTACCTGATTTAGCACTTCCTATTCAGCCAACCCGTAAAGCCTTTGGCTGGTTTGACACGCCTGCTAACCTTTATGATATCAACCACTTCCCGTCTTTTTATATAGAGGATAAGGAAAATATGTGTTATGGATTTCCAAACATAGATGGAACAGGTCTTAAAATCGGAAAATCAGATGGTGGACAAGCAATTGACCCGAACAAGCATACACAGAACTTTGGACACTATCATACAGATGAAGAAGAGCTCCGGTTTTTCCTTAAAAACTACATGCCCGAAGCAAACGGATTACTAAATCAAGGTAAAACCTGTTTATATACAATTTCAAGTGACAATGATTTTATCATCGATCATCATCCTGAGCATGATCACATTATTTTTGCTTGTGGTTTCTCTGGACATGGTTTTAAATTCGCAAGCATAATGGGAGAAGTATTGAGCGAGTTAGCTGTAAATGGACAAAGCAAGTTTGATCTTTCAATATTTTCACTCAAGAGGTTTGGTTTGTAATTATTTTTTAGAATATACGAAGCCTGTAATGATCTAAAAACTAAGTTTATACTAGTAAAATATTTATTTTACTAGTTTTCTTTACTGATCATCCTTCCTCACGTTAACGAATATCATGAATATGAATAGCAAAACATTCATAGGAGTGATCGTTATGCCTATCGTTGATGGTACTTCTTTTGTTTATACTGTTAAACAAGGAGACACCGTGTATTCCATAGCCTCGAGAATTGGAGGAACTGTTCCTCTCCTAGTAGAAGCAAATGCGATCTACCCTCCTGTTACAGATCCATATCTCATCTTTCCTGGTGAGGTATTAGTTATCTCAACACCTGGTAATAGACAGGTGAATCACATTGTTAATGCTGGTGAAACACTAAATAGCATCGCTCAACGATATTCAACAAATGTAGATTTACTTCAAGGGATAAATACACAAATTGTTAACCCTAACGTTATTTATCAAAATCAAATTCTACGCGTCCCTGCTCTTGTTTATTTAGTTGAAGAAGGAGATACATTAAACAAAATTGCCAAACGCTTTGGAATTTCTTTATCAACACTACTTTATGCCAATCGCCAGCGACCAGGTATCTCACCTGATGTTATCTATCCTGGATATCAACTTATTATCCCGATTCCGACGTCTAAAAATATTGTTGTTTTTCAACCATTACCTAGGACAGTTATTCGTGCTGGACAGCAGCTTTCAGGATTTGCCCGTGCCTTTGAAGGAGTGATTCTCTATCGTATTGTTGATGATAATGGTCAAGTTGTAACCCAGGAAGCACCGATCCAAACAACAGCAGGTGCCCCTGCGTATGGATCCTTCTCCATTCCAATCACATTTAATCAGCAACCGACTGCTCGGTCTGGAGAGCTATGGATTTACACTCGTAGTCCACGAGATGGAAGTATTGAGGATTT
This Metabacillus endolithicus DNA region includes the following protein-coding sequences:
- a CDS encoding transporter substrate-binding domain-containing protein, with product MKRKSRLLVPMIALLGLAGIVSGCSSNEAAKEETGDKVILVGTQNDYPPFAFADENNELTGYDIDVVKEIDKKLDGYTFEFVATPWDSMFLALESNKIQAVADQIAKTPDREEKYLFTDESYFAAETVIVVKSGRSDIKSIEDLEGKKVGALAGDSYTLLLEEHNKKAENDIILKYSESGTPSEILQDVQNGRIDAYVNDPIMINTVLEKYDLDVEIVGQPIVQDDMGIVFKDEKQGEELKALVDPVIKQLKEDGTLAELSKKWTGGEYIPE
- the solA gene encoding N-methyl-L-tryptophan oxidase, yielding MEKKHIFDVAIIGAGTMGMAAGAFLAQQQVKTVLIDAFDPPHNRGSHHGDTRMIRHAYGEGRQYVSLVKRAQQLWEDLEVQTGYKIFEKTGVIGLGPKDSTFLQETIAAASKYELPLEVLTSNEVKKRWPVFSVPEHFIGCFEAESGLIYSENAIQAYKEIAIHHGAQLETNTPVQQIETDHKSFVKIITENKVFWAKKVIVTVGAWASKLLPDLALPIQPTRKAFGWFDTPANLYDINHFPSFYIEDKENMCYGFPNIDGTGLKIGKSDGGQAIDPNKHTQNFGHYHTDEEELRFFLKNYMPEANGLLNQGKTCLYTISSDNDFIIDHHPEHDHIIFACGFSGHGFKFASIMGEVLSELAVNGQSKFDLSIFSLKRFGL
- a CDS encoding LysM peptidoglycan-binding domain-containing protein is translated as MPIVDGTSFVYTVKQGDTVYSIASRIGGTVPLLVEANAIYPPVTDPYLIFPGEVLVISTPGNRQVNHIVNAGETLNSIAQRYSTNVDLLQGINTQIVNPNVIYQNQILRVPALVYLVEEGDTLNKIAKRFGISLSTLLYANRQRPGISPDVIYPGYQLIIPIPTSKNIVVFQPLPRTVIRAGQQLSGFARAFEGVILYRIVDDNGQVVTQEAPIQTTAGAPAYGSFSIPITFNQQPTARSGELWIYTRSPRDGSIEDLVQVLVRF